In Helicobacter pylori, a single genomic region encodes these proteins:
- the serS gene encoding serine--tRNA ligase: protein MIDKKLLLQDFDKVALSLKKRNHAMDDELERLREAITHYKKQLIELEGLQAFQNKVSKEFGIKMAQKADASDLKKELENNKIKLNELSKSVGELEQQIDLKLSIIPNLVDEKTPLGANEEDNIEIKKILTPRVFTFKPKEHFELAQKNGWIDFESGVKLAKSRFSVIRGFGAKIYRALIHLMLDFNEKNGFEIIYTPALVNEKMLFGTGQLPKFKEDVFKIENENLYLIPTAEVTLTNLYNDTIISVENLPIKMTAHTPCFRSEAGSAGKDTRGMIRQHQFDKVELVAITHPKESDVMQEHMLESASEILRALELPHRFVQLCSGDLGFSASNTIDIEVWLPGQNCYREISSVSNTRDFQARRAKIRFKENQKNQLVHTLNGSSLAVGRTMVALMENHQQADGSIHIPKALEKYL from the coding sequence ATGATTGATAAAAAACTTTTGTTGCAAGATTTTGACAAGGTGGCTCTTTCTTTAAAAAAGCGCAACCATGCGATGGACGATGAATTAGAGCGTTTGCGCGAAGCCATCACGCATTATAAAAAGCAACTCATTGAATTAGAAGGCTTGCAGGCCTTTCAAAACAAGGTTTCTAAAGAATTTGGCATCAAGATGGCTCAAAAAGCGGATGCAAGCGATCTCAAAAAAGAGCTAGAAAACAATAAAATCAAATTGAATGAGCTTTCCAAAAGCGTGGGCGAATTGGAGCAACAAATTGACTTGAAGCTTTCCATAATCCCCAATCTAGTGGATGAAAAAACCCCTTTAGGTGCGAATGAAGAAGACAACATAGAAATTAAAAAAATCCTAACCCCAAGGGTTTTCACTTTCAAACCCAAAGAGCATTTTGAACTCGCCCAAAAAAACGGCTGGATTGATTTTGAAAGCGGCGTGAAACTCGCTAAAAGCCGTTTTTCGGTCATTAGGGGTTTTGGGGCGAAAATTTATCGCGCGCTCATTCATTTAATGTTAGATTTTAATGAAAAAAATGGCTTTGAAATCATCTACACGCCGGCGTTAGTGAATGAAAAAATGCTTTTTGGGACCGGGCAATTACCCAAATTCAAAGAAGATGTTTTCAAAATAGAAAATGAAAATTTGTATTTGATCCCCACCGCTGAAGTAACGCTCACTAATCTCTACAACGACACGATCATTAGCGTTGAAAATCTCCCCATTAAAATGACCGCGCACACGCCTTGTTTCAGGAGCGAAGCAGGGAGCGCGGGCAAGGACACAAGGGGGATGATAAGACAGCACCAATTTGATAAAGTAGAATTAGTGGCTATCACGCACCCTAAAGAAAGCGATGTCATGCAAGAGCATATGCTAGAGAGCGCGAGCGAAATTTTAAGGGCTTTGGAATTACCGCACCGGTTCGTGCAATTGTGCAGTGGGGATTTAGGCTTTAGCGCGAGCAACACGATAGATATTGAAGTGTGGTTGCCCGGGCAAAATTGCTACCGAGAAATCAGCTCGGTGTCTAACACGAGAGATTTTCAAGCCAGGCGCGCCAAAATCCGCTTCAAAGAAAATCAAAAAAACCAATTAGTGCACACCTTAAACGGCTCTTCTTTAGCGGTAGGCAGGACGATGGTCGCTTTAATGGAAAACCACCAGCAAGCGGATGGGAGCATCCACATTCCTAAGGCGTTAGAAAAATACCTTTAA
- a CDS encoding anaphase-promoting protein, with translation MLNEEQNSLEEKGGENKNEKETPLKGIHSKIPSLKQALEQTINKIKSSKEFFKQLSRNKKKLYIALGALLLLIALIVALSLLLGHKKENKQTSLQTNTIATNNETPNDTNNANSTQAEGQIENLDLPDLIGKDSLKRSDENQVDAIMKKASLLYEQGQKDEALHLFDKAASFSQGIASHNLGVIKFKEKDFNGALDLFDSSIASKENASVSAIDALVSAYHLQDEDLYYHYLKIVRDTLYKDYKKSFYSYAYALKSYYAGEYFEALSPLMHPNSNAFLKPNARLASKLFLMFKDETNAYKQLQKSADIQDALALGLLQARLGHYKQALEHLQHYLHNYPKDLNALMALELVSLKKGDTLKASEALKLASHTKEDTLLANSFYPIKPTINPVFLDKERAKERLWNTQYFEGKRDFIYRLLFYYAPFKVLDSKETLGVIEEGLFLLDSDAQKDLEGASLAFKRGRLMAIADKNALKGLKALENKRLKKALSFFDLSLKNSPNNALLHYNTGLIYAQLENYHKAYFHFLRAFHLNSADYLSAVFAILASHFTHEDTTEFLREITENFYSQDFSSPTQKALLSSLIAYLNYRTNWDMDWLKNAPKKLPFYYALEAVFAKESKDKKLMVQSFGNLKKMLPKDLISNIFYEIVSYYDASIRHTLSIYTLLDSRKISWDQTMQGPILGRHFYTYMGFMVNDLDHQERLLEQKIASLEEREAPNDWLENLALVSLFQGQYEKASALYQNLISDLKDNEVRLKILAGLTYIAQNNYNNAALWLELGKLDDPNNENIRYALGLLYQRKGDLKSALNHFLAIKTSDFSSPYFDFEIDTNLLKERLNQEEKGEFLE, from the coding sequence GTGCTGAATGAAGAGCAAAATTCATTAGAAGAAAAAGGGGGCGAAAACAAAAACGAAAAAGAAACCCCCCTAAAGGGCATTCATTCTAAAATCCCCTCTTTGAAGCAGGCTTTGGAGCAGACGATTAATAAAATCAAAAGTTCTAAAGAGTTTTTTAAACAGCTTTCACGCAATAAAAAAAAGCTTTATATCGCACTTGGAGCATTGCTTCTACTCATCGCGCTCATTGTGGCTTTGAGTTTGTTACTAGGGCATAAAAAAGAAAATAAACAAACTTCTTTACAAACTAATACCATCGCCACCAATAACGAAACGCCTAACGACACCAACAACGCTAACAGCACACAAGCCGAGGGGCAAATAGAGAATTTAGACTTACCCGATTTAATCGGCAAGGATTCCCTCAAACGAAGCGATGAAAATCAAGTGGATGCGATCATGAAAAAAGCGAGCCTTTTGTATGAGCAAGGGCAAAAAGATGAAGCCTTGCATTTGTTTGACAAGGCCGCTTCTTTCTCGCAAGGGATTGCGAGCCATAATTTAGGGGTGATTAAGTTTAAGGAAAAGGATTTTAACGGGGCGTTGGATTTGTTTGATTCTAGCATCGCTTCTAAAGAAAACGCGAGCGTGAGCGCGATTGATGCGTTAGTGAGCGCTTATCATTTGCAAGATGAGGATTTGTATTATCATTATCTAAAAATTGTAAGAGACACTTTGTATAAAGACTATAAAAAGTCTTTTTACTCCTACGCTTACGCGCTCAAATCCTATTACGCTGGAGAGTATTTTGAAGCCCTTTCGCCTTTAATGCACCCTAATTCCAACGCCTTTTTAAAGCCTAACGCGCGCTTGGCGTCTAAATTGTTTTTGATGTTTAAAGATGAAACGAACGCTTACAAGCAATTGCAAAAAAGCGCGGATATTCAAGATGCGCTTGCTTTAGGGCTTTTGCAGGCCCGTTTGGGCCATTACAAGCAGGCTTTGGAGCATTTGCAGCATTATTTGCACAACTACCCTAAAGATTTAAACGCTTTAATGGCTTTGGAATTGGTGAGCTTGAAAAAAGGCGACACCCTTAAAGCGAGCGAAGCCTTAAAACTGGCCAGCCACACAAAAGAAGACACGCTATTAGCCAACTCTTTTTACCCCATCAAGCCCACGATAAACCCTGTTTTTTTGGATAAAGAAAGAGCCAAAGAGCGTTTGTGGAACACGCAATATTTTGAAGGCAAAAGGGATTTTATCTACCGCTTGCTGTTTTATTACGCTCCTTTTAAGGTTTTAGACTCTAAAGAAACCTTAGGCGTGATTGAAGAGGGGCTGTTTCTTTTGGATTCTGATGCACAAAAGGATTTAGAGGGGGCAAGCCTTGCTTTTAAAAGGGGGCGTTTGATGGCGATAGCGGATAAAAACGCGCTCAAAGGGTTGAAAGCGTTAGAAAACAAGCGCTTAAAAAAAGCCCTTTCTTTTTTTGATTTGTCTTTAAAAAATAGCCCCAATAACGCGCTCCTCCATTATAATACGGGCTTGATTTATGCGCAATTAGAAAATTACCACAAAGCTTATTTCCATTTTTTAAGGGCTTTCCATTTGAACTCTGCGGATTACTTGAGCGCGGTTTTTGCGATTTTAGCCTCGCATTTCACCCACGAAGACACCACGGAGTTTTTAAGAGAAATCACAGAGAATTTTTACAGTCAGGATTTTTCTAGCCCCACGCAAAAAGCCTTACTCTCTTCGCTCATCGCTTATTTGAATTACCGCACCAATTGGGATATGGACTGGCTTAAAAACGCCCCTAAAAAGCTCCCCTTTTATTACGCACTAGAAGCGGTGTTCGCTAAAGAGAGCAAGGATAAAAAATTGATGGTGCAATCTTTTGGGAATTTGAAAAAAATGCTCCCTAAAGATCTCATCTCTAATATCTTTTATGAAATCGTTTCGTATTATGATGCGAGCATCCGGCACACTTTAAGCATTTACACCCTTTTAGATTCGCGTAAAATCAGTTGGGATCAAACCATGCAAGGGCCCATTTTAGGGCGTCATTTCTACACTTACATGGGATTTATGGTCAATGATTTGGATCATCAAGAAAGATTATTAGAGCAAAAAATCGCCAGTTTAGAAGAGAGAGAAGCCCCTAACGATTGGTTAGAAAATTTAGCGTTAGTGAGTTTGTTTCAAGGCCAGTATGAAAAAGCAAGTGCATTGTATCAAAACTTAATTAGCGATCTTAAGGACAATGAGGTGCGCTTAAAAATCCTAGCGGGTTTAACCTACATCGCGCAAAATAATTACAATAACGCCGCTTTATGGCTAGAGCTTGGGAAATTAGACGATCCGAATAATGAAAATATCCGTTACGCTTTGGGGTTGTTGTATCAAAGAAAAGGGGACTTGAAATCAGCATTAAACCATTTTTTAGCCATTAAAACCTCTGATTTTTCTTCGCCCTATTTTGATTTTGAAATTGATACCAACCTTTTAAAAGAGCGTTTAAACCAAGAAGAAAAGGGTGAGTTTTTAGAATAA
- a CDS encoding ATP-dependent helicase gives MMGFEKSILDNLNDAQKIAASHIQGPLLILAGAGSGKTKTLTSRLAYLIGVCGVPSENTLTLTFTNKASKEMQERALKLLKNQALIPPLLCTFHRFGLLFLRQHMGLLKRACDFSVLDSDEVKTLCKQLKISNFRVSISQIKNGMMDLSMQDSECHKAYELYQNALKKDNLVDFDDLLCLSLKILQDNEKLAKETSERYHYIMVDEYQDTNALQLEFLKQLSCVHHNLCVVGDDDQSIYGFRGADISNILNFSKHFKGAKVVKLETNYRSSAEILACANSLISHNQHRHIKTLQSFKGSHKSVVCKEYLTQKEESLDVAYQIKALLKRGENLENIAILYRLNGLSRSIEESLNALNIPYRLIGAVSFYERAEIKDALAFMHVVAKKDDRFFIKRVLNKPPRGLGKITQEWIFSLLDEEDLDLEEALKLGAFKDKLNPKNEYALKKFTAMIGRLREAFEISVEKFCAQFLEETNLLKSYEKEDNYEEREGFVKELLTLLKEHFKTNPTHSLLDFLNESVLDVYNTENAQKVSCMSVHMSKGLEFKHVFVIGLEEGFFPHRGFNQESDLEEERRLAYVAITRAKEGLQLSYVKERSYFGRKISCSPSVFLEEAQLLKSDQAPKQDHKKDMPIKVGDLIKHKIFGTGRVLGVEKGLSGLCLKINCGGNVYDKISEKFVEKVDNGF, from the coding sequence ATAATGGGTTTTGAAAAAAGCATTTTAGACAATTTAAATGATGCACAAAAAATCGCTGCAAGCCACATTCAAGGGCCATTGCTCATTTTAGCAGGAGCTGGGAGCGGTAAGACTAAGACTTTAACGAGCCGTTTAGCGTATTTGATTGGCGTTTGTGGCGTGCCTAGCGAGAACACTTTAACGCTCACTTTCACCAATAAAGCGAGCAAAGAAATGCAAGAAAGGGCTTTGAAATTATTAAAAAACCAAGCCCTTATCCCCCCCTTGCTTTGCACTTTCCATCGTTTTGGTTTGCTGTTTTTAAGGCAGCACATGGGCCTTTTAAAAAGAGCGTGCGATTTTTCGGTATTAGATAGCGATGAAGTGAAAACGCTGTGCAAACAGCTCAAAATTTCAAACTTCAGGGTAAGCATTTCTCAAATCAAAAACGGCATGATGGATTTGAGCATGCAAGATAGCGAATGTCATAAAGCCTATGAGCTTTATCAAAACGCGCTCAAAAAAGACAATTTAGTGGATTTTGACGATTTGCTTTGTTTGAGCCTTAAGATTTTACAAGATAATGAAAAACTCGCCAAAGAAACTAGCGAACGCTACCATTACATTATGGTAGATGAATACCAAGACACGAACGCCTTACAATTGGAATTTTTAAAACAATTGAGTTGCGTGCATCATAATTTGTGCGTGGTGGGCGATGACGATCAGAGCATTTATGGTTTTAGAGGGGCGGATATTTCTAACATTTTAAATTTTTCCAAGCATTTTAAAGGGGCTAAGGTGGTGAAATTAGAGACCAACTACCGCTCCAGCGCTGAAATTTTAGCGTGCGCTAATTCCCTCATTAGCCATAACCAACACCGCCACATTAAAACGCTTCAAAGTTTCAAAGGTTCGCATAAAAGCGTGGTTTGTAAAGAATATTTGACGCAAAAAGAAGAGAGTTTGGATGTGGCTTATCAAATCAAAGCCCTTTTAAAGAGAGGCGAAAATTTAGAAAATATCGCTATTTTGTACCGCCTAAATGGGCTTAGCCGCAGCATTGAAGAGAGTTTGAACGCTTTGAATATCCCTTATAGGCTCATTGGGGCGGTGAGTTTCTATGAAAGAGCCGAGATTAAAGACGCTTTGGCGTTCATGCATGTAGTGGCGAAAAAAGACGATCGCTTTTTTATCAAGCGCGTTTTAAACAAGCCCCCAAGAGGCCTTGGCAAGATCACTCAAGAATGGATTTTTTCTCTTTTAGATGAAGAGGATTTGGATTTAGAAGAGGCGCTAAAACTTGGGGCGTTTAAAGACAAACTCAACCCTAAAAACGAATACGCTTTAAAGAAATTCACCGCTATGATAGGGCGTTTGAGGGAGGCTTTTGAAATTTCAGTAGAGAAGTTTTGCGCTCAGTTTTTAGAAGAGACTAACCTTTTAAAAAGCTATGAAAAAGAAGACAATTACGAAGAAAGGGAGGGCTTTGTTAAAGAGCTTTTAACCTTATTGAAAGAGCATTTTAAAACTAACCCCACGCATTCTTTACTGGATTTTTTGAATGAAAGCGTGCTAGATGTCTATAACACAGAAAACGCGCAAAAAGTGAGCTGCATGAGCGTGCATATGAGTAAGGGCTTAGAGTTTAAGCATGTGTTTGTGATCGGGTTAGAAGAAGGGTTTTTCCCGCATAGGGGGTTCAATCAAGAAAGCGATTTAGAAGAAGAAAGACGCTTGGCTTATGTAGCGATCACTAGGGCTAAAGAAGGATTGCAACTTTCTTATGTGAAAGAGCGTTCGTATTTTGGGAGGAAAATTTCTTGCTCGCCCTCTGTGTTTTTAGAAGAAGCCCAGTTGCTCAAAAGCGATCAAGCCCCTAAACAGGATCATAAAAAAGACATGCCCATTAAAGTGGGGGACTTGATTAAGCATAAGATTTTTGGCACCGGGAGGGTTTTAGGCGTAGAAAAAGGCTTGAGCGGTTTGTGCTTGAAAATCAATTGCGGAGGGAATGTCTATGATAAAATCTCAGAAAAATTTGTAGAAAAAGTGGATAACGGGTTTTGA
- the flgA gene encoding flagella basal body P-ring formation protein FlgA, whose protein sequence is MKILILFFICLNALFALDSNALKAEIKEAYLKEYQDLKLEIETINLEIPERFSHASIVSYELSASNKLKKDGVVFLKLENEPNLRLPVRYSVIGSMQAFKSVSAIKKDENITANNTKKERVLFGTLSNPLLEGAIDKVSAKHFIPPDTLLSADKTQALIIVRKNDIITGVYEEGQISIEISLKALENGALNQIIQAKNLESNKILKAKVLSSSKAQIL, encoded by the coding sequence TTGAAAATTTTAATCCTTTTTTTTATCTGTTTAAACGCGCTATTTGCTCTGGATTCAAACGCGCTTAAAGCAGAGATTAAAGAAGCTTACCTTAAAGAATACCAAGACTTAAAATTAGAAATTGAAACCATTAACTTAGAAATCCCAGAGCGTTTTTCTCACGCTTCCATTGTAAGCTATGAATTGAGCGCTTCTAACAAGCTTAAAAAAGATGGGGTCGTGTTTTTAAAATTGGAAAATGAGCCTAATTTACGCCTGCCGGTGCGTTATAGCGTGATAGGCAGCATGCAGGCTTTTAAAAGCGTTAGCGCGATTAAAAAAGATGAAAACATCACCGCTAACAACACCAAAAAAGAGCGCGTTTTGTTTGGCACGCTTTCTAATCCCTTATTAGAGGGTGCGATCGATAAAGTGAGCGCGAAACATTTTATCCCCCCTGACACGCTTTTAAGTGCAGATAAAACCCAGGCTTTAATCATCGTGCGTAAAAACGACATCATCACCGGGGTGTATGAAGAGGGGCAAATCAGCATAGAAATAAGCCTAAAAGCCCTAGAAAATGGCGCGCTTAATCAAATCATTCAAGCCAAGAATTTAGAAAGCAATAAAATCTTAAAAGCAAAAGTGTTGAGCAGCTCTAAAGCGCAAATCTTATAA
- a CDS encoding UbiX family flavin prenyltransferase, with product MKLVLGISGASGIPLALRFLEKLPKEIEVFVVASKNAHVVALEESNINLKNAMKDLRPSTTFFNEQDIHASIASGSYGIHKMAIIPASMDMVAKIAHGFGGDLISRSASVMLKEKRPLLIAPREMPLSAIMLENLLKLAHSNAIIAPPMMTYYTQSKTLEAMQDFLVGKWFDSLGIENDLYPRWGMN from the coding sequence ATGAAATTAGTTTTAGGCATCAGCGGGGCGAGCGGGATACCCCTAGCCTTGCGGTTTTTAGAGAAATTACCCAAAGAAATTGAAGTGTTTGTCGTGGCGTCTAAAAACGCGCATGTCGTGGCGTTAGAAGAGTCTAACATCAACCTTAAAAACGCCATGAAAGATTTACGGCCTAGCACGACTTTTTTTAACGAGCAAGACATCCATGCGAGCATCGCCTCAGGGAGTTATGGTATCCATAAAATGGCGATCATCCCGGCGAGTATGGACATGGTGGCTAAAATCGCGCATGGCTTTGGGGGGGATTTGATTTCTAGGAGCGCCTCTGTGATGCTGAAAGAAAAGCGCCCCTTACTCATTGCCCCTAGAGAAATGCCTTTAAGCGCTATCATGTTAGAAAATTTACTCAAACTCGCCCATTCTAATGCGATCATCGCGCCGCCGATGATGACTTACTACACCCAAAGCAAGACTTTAGAAGCGATGCAAGATTTTTTAGTGGGGAAGTGGTTTGACAGCTTAGGGATAGAAAATGACTTATACCCACGATGGGGAATGAACTGA
- a CDS encoding phosphopantetheine adenylyltransferase yields the protein MQKIGIYPGTFDPVTNGHIDIIHRSSELFEKLIVAVAHSSAKNPMFSLKERLKMMQLATKSFKNVECVAFEGLLANLAKEYHCKVLVRGLRVVSDFEYELQMGYANKSLNHELETLYFMPTLQNAFISSSIVRSIIAHKGDASHLVPKEIYPLISKA from the coding sequence ATGCAAAAAATCGGCATTTACCCGGGCACTTTTGATCCGGTCACTAACGGGCATATAGACATCATCCACCGATCCAGCGAATTGTTTGAAAAGCTCATTGTCGCTGTGGCGCACTCAAGCGCTAAAAACCCCATGTTCAGTTTAAAAGAGCGTTTAAAAATGATGCAACTCGCCACTAAAAGTTTTAAAAATGTAGAATGCGTTGCGTTTGAAGGGCTATTAGCCAACCTGGCTAAAGAATACCATTGTAAGGTGTTAGTTAGGGGCTTAAGGGTGGTGAGCGATTTTGAATACGAATTGCAAATGGGCTATGCGAACAAATCTTTAAACCACGAATTAGAAACCTTGTATTTCATGCCCACTTTACAAAACGCTTTCATTAGCTCTTCTATCGTGCGATCCATTATCGCGCATAAGGGCGATGCGAGCCATTTAGTGCCTAAAGAAATTTATCCTTTGATTTCAAAGGCTTAA